In the Anguilla anguilla isolate fAngAng1 chromosome 7, fAngAng1.pri, whole genome shotgun sequence genome, one interval contains:
- the ncaph2 gene encoding condensin-2 complex subunit H2 isoform X2 → MDAAETRFTHLLQPIRDLTKNWEVDVASQLGEYLDELDQICISFDGGKTTMNFAEAALLIQGSACIYSKKVEYLYSLVYQALDFISNKKRDKQPTSIEEDGRDKDATFRSKKDEVGFLTLDDFTGNASNIELRHDDAKGLEIVPLTPEPLIPVEEEEKKKNPLHSHKGEVLASCRDFRMNNFTPHANGIIRLELTSTPSQFVMDVRTYMQNISALVEGPSVNHEDSNPQNALLPLLNLSEAPEGRSAMAGDAGDGDAFEAFPPLEGDEGMDVDPLTDEHVCRHQAPSERRMLRERPALQPEPEEKKDIPDPWRCHNPFSTSEDKPLKTGKHFTIPPSVQEVTGNKRKRRGTVKLQDFMDWFTGILSERPSRKARKGPTFADLEALYWNNVREKQKCQKKIQRRAGVLSSDVPQRRNWDLGGPEVEREGEEPDDFQDPDGGGDEFSDQENVADEAPAQLPDDQDLVITASQTERMSYEDLVKKSVELFLVNSQKYAQETVLSRRMKDWEEKMGPQLTAQEERLAFDIHDYGNKIMDAFGDVMERRSFASIVRGKESHEVCRYMLASLQLANDYTVEIHKRDALEEAIDTMELTLLTKQKAHERFKTYTAPSISGDR, encoded by the exons ATGGATGCCGCCGAAACTCGTTTCACTCACCTGCTGCAACCAATTCGGGACCTCACCAAAAACTGGGAGGTTGACGTAGCCTCGCAGCTTGGGGAGTACCTGGACGAG CTGGACCAGATCTGTATATCATTTGATGGAGGAAAAACCACAATGAATTTTGCAGAGGCTGCACTGCTCATCCAAGGCTCAGCATGTATCTACAGCAAGAAG GTGGAGTACCTGTATTCATTGGTCTACCAAGCTCTGGACTTCATTTCCAACAAAAA GCGCGACAAACAGCCAACGTCAATCGAAGAAGACGGCCGGGACAAGGATGCCACCTTTCGCAGCAAAAAAGATGAAGTGGGG TTTCTCACGCTGGACGACTTCACTGGGAACGCCTCAAACATAGAGCTGAGACACGATGACGCCAAG GGTTTGGAGATTGTACCCCTCACTCCAGAGCCTCTGATTCctgtggaagaggaggagaagaagaagaacccCCTACACAG cCATAAAGGAGAGGTCCTGGCAAGCTGCAGGGATTTCCGGATGAATAACTTCACCCCCCACGCCAACGGCATCATCCGCCTGGAGCTGACTTCTACTCCGTCGCAGTTTGTGATGGACGTCCGCACGTACATGCAGAATATCTCTG CGTTGGTCGAAGGCCCCAGTGTCAATCATGAAGACTCCAATCCCCAGAATGCCCTGCTGCCACTGCTCAACCTGTCCGAAGCTCCCG AAGGGCGGAGTGCGATGGCGGGGGACGCTGGCGATGGGGACGCGTTTGAGGCCTTCCCGCCGCTGGAGGGGGACGAGGGCATGGACGTGGACCCCTTGACTGACGAGCATGTCTGCAGGCACCAG GCTCCCAGTGAAAGGCGGATGCTGAGGGAGAGGCCCGCTCTGCAGCCTGAACCTGAGGAGAAGAAG GACATCCCGGACCCCTGGAGGTGCCACAATCCCTTCTCCACTTCGGAGGACAAGCCGCTCAAGACCG GGAAGCACTTCACCATCCCTCCGAGCGTACAGGAAGTGACTGGGaacaagaggaagaggagaggcaCCGTTAAACTTCAGGACTTCATGGACTGGTTCACCGGGATCT tgtctGAGAGGCCCAGCCGGAAGGCCAGGAAGGGACCCACTTTCGCAG ATCTGGAGGCTCTGTACTGGAACAACGTCAGAGAGAAGCAAAAGTGTCAGAAGAAGATCCAGCGGCGAGCG GGCGTCCTGTCCAGCGACGTCCCGCAGCGGAGGAACTGGGATCTGGGGGGTCCCgaagtggagagggagggcgagGAGCCCGACGACTTCCAGGACCCCGACGGGGGAGGGGACGAGTTCTCGGACCAGGAGAACGTGGCGGACGAGGCCCCGGCGCAGCTCCCGGACGACCAGGACCTGGTGATCACAG CATCACAGACCGAGAGGATGTCCTACGAGGACCTGGTGAAGAAGAGCGTG GAGCTGTTCCTGGTGAACTCGCAGAAGTACGCGCAGGAGACGGTGCTGTCGCGGCGCATGAAGGACTGGGAGGAGAAGATGGGCCCCCAGCTCACCGCGCAG GAGGAAAGGCTGGCCTTCGACATCCACGACTACGGGAACAAGATCATGGACGCGTTCGGTGACGTCATGGAGAGGCGGAGCTTCGCCTCCATCGTCCGGGGGAAGGAGAGCCACGAGGTGTGCCGATACATGCTGGCCTCGCTGCAGCTG GCCAACGACTACACGGTGGAGATCCACAAACGGGACGCGCTCGAGGAGGCCATCGACACCATGGAGCTGACCCTGCTCACCAAACAAAAAGCCCACGAGCGCTTCAAGACCTACACCGCCCCGTCCATCTCCGGCGACCGCTGA
- the LOC118231801 gene encoding suppressor of cytokine signaling 2-like isoform X1, with protein sequence MTCHSSDSAETIENERGSETESGVVDSDHNRIAAAVRDLKKTAKYEPTLKSTGWYWGRLTANEAKRILQNTPEGTFLLRDSSQRDYLFTISAVTSAGPTNLRIEYRDGQFKLDSVLLMNPQLKRFDSVVHLVEHYVLLSRTLGGGTAAAKPSPSPSPSPSPSPAPPNGAVRLLMTTPVYAAVPSLQHLCRVSINRASARVRDLPLPGRLRDYLTDYAYHV encoded by the exons ATGACCTGCCATTCCTCCGACTCCGCTGAAACGATCGAGAACGAGAGGGGATCAGAGACCGAATCTGGAGTGGTAGATTCCGATCATAACAGAATCGCTGCCGCGGTGAGGGATCTGAAAAAGACAG CGAAGTATGAACCAACTCTGAAGAGTACAG GTTGGTACTGGGGCCGCCTGACGGCCAATGAAGCCAAGCGGATCCTCCAGAACACGCCCGAGGGCACGTTCCTGTTGCGGGACAGCTCCCAACGGGACTACCTCTTCACCATCTCGGCCGTCACCTCCGCGGGCCCCACCAACCTGCGCATCGAGTACCGAGACGGCCAGTTCAAGCTGGACTCGGTGCTGCTGATGAACCCGCAGCTGAAGCGCTTCGACAGCGTGGTGCACCTGGTGGAACACTACGTCCTCCTGTCCCGGACCTTGGGCGGGGGCACCGCCGCCGCCaagccctccccctccccctccccgtccccgtccccgtccccggccccgcccaacGGCGCCGTGCGGCTGCTCATGACCACGCCCGTCTACGCGGCCGTGCCCTCCCTGCAGCACCTCTGCCGCGTGTCCATCAACAGGGCCAGCGCGCGGGTGCGAGACCTGCCCCTGCCCGGCAGGCTCCGGGACTACCTGACGGATTACGCGTACCACGTGTGA
- the ncaph2 gene encoding condensin-2 complex subunit H2 isoform X1 — MDQQRDAQKLPSSFERIAMDAAETRFTHLLQPIRDLTKNWEVDVASQLGEYLDELDQICISFDGGKTTMNFAEAALLIQGSACIYSKKVEYLYSLVYQALDFISNKKRDKQPTSIEEDGRDKDATFRSKKDEVGFLTLDDFTGNASNIELRHDDAKGLEIVPLTPEPLIPVEEEEKKKNPLHSHKGEVLASCRDFRMNNFTPHANGIIRLELTSTPSQFVMDVRTYMQNISALVEGPSVNHEDSNPQNALLPLLNLSEAPEGRSAMAGDAGDGDAFEAFPPLEGDEGMDVDPLTDEHVCRHQAPSERRMLRERPALQPEPEEKKDIPDPWRCHNPFSTSEDKPLKTGKHFTIPPSVQEVTGNKRKRRGTVKLQDFMDWFTGILSERPSRKARKGPTFADLEALYWNNVREKQKCQKKIQRRAGVLSSDVPQRRNWDLGGPEVEREGEEPDDFQDPDGGGDEFSDQENVADEAPAQLPDDQDLVITASQTERMSYEDLVKKSVELFLVNSQKYAQETVLSRRMKDWEEKMGPQLTAQEERLAFDIHDYGNKIMDAFGDVMERRSFASIVRGKESHEVCRYMLASLQLANDYTVEIHKRDALEEAIDTMELTLLTKQKAHERFKTYTAPSISGDR; from the exons ATGGACCAGCAAAGGGATGCTCAAAAATTGCCCAG CAGTTTTGAAAGAATCGCCATGGATGCCGCCGAAACTCGTTTCACTCACCTGCTGCAACCAATTCGGGACCTCACCAAAAACTGGGAGGTTGACGTAGCCTCGCAGCTTGGGGAGTACCTGGACGAG CTGGACCAGATCTGTATATCATTTGATGGAGGAAAAACCACAATGAATTTTGCAGAGGCTGCACTGCTCATCCAAGGCTCAGCATGTATCTACAGCAAGAAG GTGGAGTACCTGTATTCATTGGTCTACCAAGCTCTGGACTTCATTTCCAACAAAAA GCGCGACAAACAGCCAACGTCAATCGAAGAAGACGGCCGGGACAAGGATGCCACCTTTCGCAGCAAAAAAGATGAAGTGGGG TTTCTCACGCTGGACGACTTCACTGGGAACGCCTCAAACATAGAGCTGAGACACGATGACGCCAAG GGTTTGGAGATTGTACCCCTCACTCCAGAGCCTCTGATTCctgtggaagaggaggagaagaagaagaacccCCTACACAG cCATAAAGGAGAGGTCCTGGCAAGCTGCAGGGATTTCCGGATGAATAACTTCACCCCCCACGCCAACGGCATCATCCGCCTGGAGCTGACTTCTACTCCGTCGCAGTTTGTGATGGACGTCCGCACGTACATGCAGAATATCTCTG CGTTGGTCGAAGGCCCCAGTGTCAATCATGAAGACTCCAATCCCCAGAATGCCCTGCTGCCACTGCTCAACCTGTCCGAAGCTCCCG AAGGGCGGAGTGCGATGGCGGGGGACGCTGGCGATGGGGACGCGTTTGAGGCCTTCCCGCCGCTGGAGGGGGACGAGGGCATGGACGTGGACCCCTTGACTGACGAGCATGTCTGCAGGCACCAG GCTCCCAGTGAAAGGCGGATGCTGAGGGAGAGGCCCGCTCTGCAGCCTGAACCTGAGGAGAAGAAG GACATCCCGGACCCCTGGAGGTGCCACAATCCCTTCTCCACTTCGGAGGACAAGCCGCTCAAGACCG GGAAGCACTTCACCATCCCTCCGAGCGTACAGGAAGTGACTGGGaacaagaggaagaggagaggcaCCGTTAAACTTCAGGACTTCATGGACTGGTTCACCGGGATCT tgtctGAGAGGCCCAGCCGGAAGGCCAGGAAGGGACCCACTTTCGCAG ATCTGGAGGCTCTGTACTGGAACAACGTCAGAGAGAAGCAAAAGTGTCAGAAGAAGATCCAGCGGCGAGCG GGCGTCCTGTCCAGCGACGTCCCGCAGCGGAGGAACTGGGATCTGGGGGGTCCCgaagtggagagggagggcgagGAGCCCGACGACTTCCAGGACCCCGACGGGGGAGGGGACGAGTTCTCGGACCAGGAGAACGTGGCGGACGAGGCCCCGGCGCAGCTCCCGGACGACCAGGACCTGGTGATCACAG CATCACAGACCGAGAGGATGTCCTACGAGGACCTGGTGAAGAAGAGCGTG GAGCTGTTCCTGGTGAACTCGCAGAAGTACGCGCAGGAGACGGTGCTGTCGCGGCGCATGAAGGACTGGGAGGAGAAGATGGGCCCCCAGCTCACCGCGCAG GAGGAAAGGCTGGCCTTCGACATCCACGACTACGGGAACAAGATCATGGACGCGTTCGGTGACGTCATGGAGAGGCGGAGCTTCGCCTCCATCGTCCGGGGGAAGGAGAGCCACGAGGTGTGCCGATACATGCTGGCCTCGCTGCAGCTG GCCAACGACTACACGGTGGAGATCCACAAACGGGACGCGCTCGAGGAGGCCATCGACACCATGGAGCTGACCCTGCTCACCAAACAAAAAGCCCACGAGCGCTTCAAGACCTACACCGCCCCGTCCATCTCCGGCGACCGCTGA
- the LOC118231801 gene encoding suppressor of cytokine signaling 2-like isoform X2, producing MTCHSSDSAETIENERGSETESGVVDSDHNRIAAAVRDLKKTGWYWGRLTANEAKRILQNTPEGTFLLRDSSQRDYLFTISAVTSAGPTNLRIEYRDGQFKLDSVLLMNPQLKRFDSVVHLVEHYVLLSRTLGGGTAAAKPSPSPSPSPSPSPAPPNGAVRLLMTTPVYAAVPSLQHLCRVSINRASARVRDLPLPGRLRDYLTDYAYHV from the exons ATGACCTGCCATTCCTCCGACTCCGCTGAAACGATCGAGAACGAGAGGGGATCAGAGACCGAATCTGGAGTGGTAGATTCCGATCATAACAGAATCGCTGCCGCGGTGAGGGATCTGAAAAAGACAG GTTGGTACTGGGGCCGCCTGACGGCCAATGAAGCCAAGCGGATCCTCCAGAACACGCCCGAGGGCACGTTCCTGTTGCGGGACAGCTCCCAACGGGACTACCTCTTCACCATCTCGGCCGTCACCTCCGCGGGCCCCACCAACCTGCGCATCGAGTACCGAGACGGCCAGTTCAAGCTGGACTCGGTGCTGCTGATGAACCCGCAGCTGAAGCGCTTCGACAGCGTGGTGCACCTGGTGGAACACTACGTCCTCCTGTCCCGGACCTTGGGCGGGGGCACCGCCGCCGCCaagccctccccctccccctccccgtccccgtccccgtccccggccccgcccaacGGCGCCGTGCGGCTGCTCATGACCACGCCCGTCTACGCGGCCGTGCCCTCCCTGCAGCACCTCTGCCGCGTGTCCATCAACAGGGCCAGCGCGCGGGTGCGAGACCTGCCCCTGCCCGGCAGGCTCCGGGACTACCTGACGGATTACGCGTACCACGTGTGA